A genomic window from Spodoptera frugiperda isolate SF20-4 chromosome 29, AGI-APGP_CSIRO_Sfru_2.0, whole genome shotgun sequence includes:
- the LOC118271906 gene encoding uncharacterized protein LOC118271906 isoform X1 has product MKLSPPRPNLFTIFIFRIICCHGISCLGRTESSIVPIYHSPGIYFEPTTNINFYTDHWKVITHVDLVSLEPYLNKIEFLLQDTLKLCDKIVPKEESTCKDMSIPIEVLIQSNSIKLQSLSHIISNQSTNKVKRSLEFGGEILKFFFGTLDADDARKYDAAIESSKKSETELFHLMRDNIHIVKSTINNFNTTIYKLNQNEMKLNAQINKMNEIFSQITKTDNLLLYTSKLNNLLNIIEGSLLSISNLLDTTLNSILFSKVNILHPSVISPLNLYLELTKHSSQISKRLDFPVPLAIQNIHSIIDVSEFSSYYYNNKVIFILQIPLITPDKFMAYKNIPLQCRELGSAIMRRVDLMNIFNLLNLYD; this is encoded by the coding sequence ATGAAATTAAGCCCGCCACGTCCTAAtctatttactatatttattttcagaataaTATGCTGCCACGGCATTTCATGCCTCGGCCGCACCGAATCAAGCATCGTCCCGATCTATCATAGCCCCGGGATTTACTTTGAACCTACAACCAATATTAACTTCTATACTGATCATTGGAAAGTGATCACGCATGTAGATTTAGTTTCATTAGAACCTTATCTTAACAAAATCGAATTTCTGTTACAAGATACTCTGAAATTGTGCGACAAAATTGTACCAAAGGAGGAAAGCACATGTAAGGATATGTCTATCCCTATTGAAGTTTTAATACAGTCCAATTCTATTAAATTGCAATCATTATCCCacattatttcaaatcaatcaaCAAATAAAGTTAAGCGATCTTTAGAATTTGGAGGCGAAATCTTAAAGTTCTTTTTCGGCACATTAGATGCCGATGACGCCCGAAAATATGACGCTGCAATAGAGTCAAGCAAAAAGAGTGAAACAGAACTATTTCATTTAATGAGGGATAATATTCACATTGTCAAGTccactataaataattttaacactaCTATTTACAAACTTAATCAAAACGAGATGAAATTAAATGCCCAAATTAATAagatgaatgaaatattttcgcaAATTACGAAGACGGATAACTTATTACTATACACTTCAAAGTTAAACAACCTTCTTAATATTATCGAAGGTTCTTTACTTTCCATTTCCAATTTACTAGATACTACTCTTaactctattttattttctaaggtTAATATACTACACcctagtgttataagtcctttaaatctttatttagaaTTAACTAAGCATAGTAGTCAAATAAGCAAAAGGTTAGATTTCCCAGTTCCCTTAGCGATTCAAAATATTCATTCTATAATTGATGTTTCGGAATTTAGTTCTTATTACTATAATAAcaaggttatttttatattacaaatccCTTTAATAACTCCTGATAAGTTCATGgcctataaaaatataccattgCAATGTCGTGAGTTAGGGAGCGCAATAATGAGACGTGTTGATCTTATGAATATCTTTAATTTACTAAACTTATACGACTAA
- the LOC118271906 gene encoding uncharacterized protein LOC118271906 isoform X2: MQVPTAVIVLLIICCHGISCLGRTESSIVPIYHSPGIYFEPTTNINFYTDHWKVITHVDLVSLEPYLNKIEFLLQDTLKLCDKIVPKEESTCKDMSIPIEVLIQSNSIKLQSLSHIISNQSTNKVKRSLEFGGEILKFFFGTLDADDARKYDAAIESSKKSETELFHLMRDNIHIVKSTINNFNTTIYKLNQNEMKLNAQINKMNEIFSQITKTDNLLLYTSKLNNLLNIIEGSLLSISNLLDTTLNSILFSKVNILHPSVISPLNLYLELTKHSSQISKRLDFPVPLAIQNIHSIIDVSEFSSYYYNNKVIFILQIPLITPDKFMAYKNIPLQCRELGSAIMRRVDLMNIFNLLNLYD; encoded by the coding sequence aataaTATGCTGCCACGGCATTTCATGCCTCGGCCGCACCGAATCAAGCATCGTCCCGATCTATCATAGCCCCGGGATTTACTTTGAACCTACAACCAATATTAACTTCTATACTGATCATTGGAAAGTGATCACGCATGTAGATTTAGTTTCATTAGAACCTTATCTTAACAAAATCGAATTTCTGTTACAAGATACTCTGAAATTGTGCGACAAAATTGTACCAAAGGAGGAAAGCACATGTAAGGATATGTCTATCCCTATTGAAGTTTTAATACAGTCCAATTCTATTAAATTGCAATCATTATCCCacattatttcaaatcaatcaaCAAATAAAGTTAAGCGATCTTTAGAATTTGGAGGCGAAATCTTAAAGTTCTTTTTCGGCACATTAGATGCCGATGACGCCCGAAAATATGACGCTGCAATAGAGTCAAGCAAAAAGAGTGAAACAGAACTATTTCATTTAATGAGGGATAATATTCACATTGTCAAGTccactataaataattttaacactaCTATTTACAAACTTAATCAAAACGAGATGAAATTAAATGCCCAAATTAATAagatgaatgaaatattttcgcaAATTACGAAGACGGATAACTTATTACTATACACTTCAAAGTTAAACAACCTTCTTAATATTATCGAAGGTTCTTTACTTTCCATTTCCAATTTACTAGATACTACTCTTaactctattttattttctaaggtTAATATACTACACcctagtgttataagtcctttaaatctttatttagaaTTAACTAAGCATAGTAGTCAAATAAGCAAAAGGTTAGATTTCCCAGTTCCCTTAGCGATTCAAAATATTCATTCTATAATTGATGTTTCGGAATTTAGTTCTTATTACTATAATAAcaaggttatttttatattacaaatccCTTTAATAACTCCTGATAAGTTCATGgcctataaaaatataccattgCAATGTCGTGAGTTAGGGAGCGCAATAATGAGACGTGTTGATCTTATGAATATCTTTAATTTACTAAACTTATACGACTAA